A single Lactuca sativa cultivar Salinas chromosome 8, Lsat_Salinas_v11, whole genome shotgun sequence DNA region contains:
- the LOC111900764 gene encoding probable tocopherol O-methyltransferase, chloroplastic produces the protein MSTVVADATVPPMTMATAADEQQQQQLKKGIAEFYDESSGMWENIWGEHMHHGFYDTDAVVELSDHRAAQIRMIEQSLLFASVPDDPVKKPKTIVDVGCGIGGSSRYLARKYGAECHGITLSPVQAERAQALAATQGLADKVSFQVADALNQPFPDGKFDLVWSMESGEHMPDKLKFVSELARVAAPGATIIIVTWCHRDLLPTEKSLRPEEEKILNKICSGFFLPAWCSTADYVKLLESISLQDIKAEDWSGNVAPFWPAVIKTALSWKGITSLLRSGWKTIRGAMVMPSMIEGFKKDVIKFSIITCKKPE, from the exons ATGAGTACGGTGGTTGCTGATGCAACAGTTCCTCCGATGACAATGGCGACTGCAGCGGATgagcagcagcaacaacagctAAAAAAAGGAATAGCAGAATTCTACGATGAATCTTCGGGGATGTGGGAGAATATATGGGGAGAACACATGCATCACGGATTCTACGACACCGATGCCGTCGTAGAACTCTCCGACCACCGCGCTGCTCAGATCCGTATGATCGAACAAAGCCTACTTTTCGCCTCTGTTCCTG ATGATCCAGTAAAGAAGCCGAAAACCATAGTTGATGTTGGGTGTGGTATAGGAGGTAGCTCAAGGTACCTAGCAAGAAAATATGGAGCTGAATGCCATGGCATCACCCTCAGCCCTGTTCAAGCTGAAAGGGCTCAAGCCCTAGCTGCTACCCAAGGATTAGCTGACAAG GTTTCATTTCAAGTTGCGGATGCTTTGAACCAGCCTTTTCCTGATGGAAAGTTTGACCTAGTTTGGTCAATGGAGAGTGGAGAACACATGCCTGACAAACTAAAG TTTGTTAGTGAGTTGGCTCGAGTGGCTGCTCCAGGAGCCACAATTATCATAGTCACATGGTGTCATAGGGACCTTTTACCTACCGAAAAGTCCCTACGCCCAGAGGAAGAAAAAATCTTGAACAAGATTTGTTCAGGATTTTTTCTTCCTGCTTGGTGTTCTACCGCTGATTATGTAAAATTACTCGAATCCATTTCCCTTCAG GACATCAAAGCAGAAGACTGGTCAGGAAATGTGGCACCATTTTGGCCAGCTGTGATAAAAACAGCCTTGTCTTGGAAGGGCATTACGTCATTACTAAGGAGTG GATGGAAGACTATAAGAGGAGCAATGGTAATGCCATCAATGATTGAAGGATTTAAGAAAGATGTAATAAAATTCTCCATCATTACATGTAAAAAGCCTGAATAA